A region from the Metarhizium brunneum chromosome 7, complete sequence genome encodes:
- the NIA1 gene encoding Nitrate reductase, producing MDTSCWKVKVQPHPGSSVHDIATEPNWGVGHEHRVGYRNSSNRLPGLTDDGDYHAEIEQAQLARKELEEEITHGTLINFRQLIEHQPDFHLRHPENKSQGWRYVLDTTEDWVKQKQDWPINIRRKQEEQKSAAKNDKEKKERRAQQEHEWRRDSDTEKHNDAYAVKNASSDKEKRLEDMYSMHEIALLRGLEHENDYVSHLKENDGKGNAPKVPNQTQISIDEQDQFSPDNWLPRSSHLIRNTGKHPLNAEPDLSQLFSSGLITPNELHYVRNHGGVPRLLWEFHQLKVEYNSTTKIYSMEDIKGFDVINIPIALACDGNRRKELNMMKRSKGFDWGPGGVSCSYWKGPLLRDVLVDAGVPELPPDLGGKRYWVNFEGADELSEGNYATSIPFEYAMCAQNDILLAYEMNDVPLPPDHGYPIRVIIPGYVGGRCVKWLRKIWISQEENKSHYHIWDNRVLPAFISEMDGPFAEALFRHPDTACNEQNLNSIIAKPAHGETISLSQARKGSSYRIAGIAYDGGGHEVQRVEVSLDNGKTWLYCIRRFPEAPIRHGNKYWAWVHWHVDVDVVQLLRASSITARCFNVFKNTQPRDPNWNIMGMMNNCWYTVKLEIVNREQSAVPYMLFRHPTEPGKGEGGWMKPSTENRISDTRQEARAPQKQFTREEIEKHDKQHDCWIVVDGKVYDATSVLGWHPGGPAAILEHAGKVHQDTTDEFSSIHDDFAIQKLQECVLGVVTEKTANFIKKNAEAAAKETAYTPTRPLLPALSDTNPPRDPYRDGDGTFDLTVKTYFADENQPGGAMSSILDCIPLGEEVEIRGPTGEIVYNGDGNFIIDGKECHFSRVSLVLGGSGVTPGYALVARVIMTPQDKTTISLIDANKTEDDILMRDELDQFRRESRDKLRVTHILSHPSDSWNGLRGHVDEVKIKDNLFPPSDDSVAFLCGPPTMIQKAVLPVLKEWGYIEDENVFGF from the exons ATGGATACTTCGTGCTGGAAGGTCAAAGTCCAACCTCATCCCGGCTCATCGGTGCATGATATTGCCACCGAGCCGAACTGGGGTGTTGGCCACGAGCATCGTGTAGGGTATAGGAATAGCAGCAATCGCTTACCAGGGTTGACCGATGATGGGGATTACCACGCAGAGATTGAGCAGGCGCAGTTGGCGCGGAAAGAACTAGAGGAGGAGATAACCCATGGGACACTGATCAATTTCCGCCAGCTGATTGAACACCAGCCC GACTTCCACCTCAGACACCCCGAGAATAAGTCTCAGGGCTGGAGATATGTGCTTGATACCACGGAGGACTGggtgaagcagaagcaagacTGGCCTATTAACATTCGTAGAAAGCAAGAGGAACAAAAAAGTGCGGCAAAAAATgacaaagaaaagaaagagaggaGGGCTCAACAGGAGCATGAGTGGCGGCGAGATTCTGACACGGAAAAACACAACGACGCTTATGCCGTCAAAAACGCGTCAAGCGATAAAGAAAAACGTCTCGAGGACATGTATTCAATGCACGAAATTGCTCTGCTTCGGGGTCTAGAGCATGAGAATGACTACGTGTCGCATCTCAAAGAAAATGATGGCAAAGGAAACGCGCCCAAGGTGCCAAATCAGACGCAGATCTCTATCGATGAGCAGGACCAATTCAGTCCTGATAATTGGCTTCCTCGTTCCTCGCACCTGATCCGTAACACGGGCAAGCACCCATTGAATGCCGAGCCCGACCTAAGCCAGCTCTTTTCCTCTGGCTTAATTACACCTAATGAGCTACACTACGTTAGAAACCATGGGGGTGTCCCAAGACTATTGTGGGAGTTCCACCAGCTCAAGGTCGAGTATAACAGCACAACAAAGATATACTCCATGGAGGATATTAAGGGCTTCGACGTCATCAACATACCTATCGCGCTAGCGTGCGATGGTAACAGGAGGAAAGAGCTCAATATGATGAAGAGAAGCAAGGGGTTCGATTGGGGACCTGGGGGTGTTAGTTGCTCTTACTGGAAAGGCCCTCTACTCAGAGATGTTCTAGTCGATGCGGGAGTTCCAGAATTGCCGCCTGATCTGGGTGGCAAGCGATATTGGGTCAATTTTGAGGGTGCGGATGAGCTCAGCGAGGGGAATTATGCGACATCAATCCCGTTTGAATATGCCATGTGTGCGCAAAACGATATTCTCCTGGCCTATGAGATGAATGACGTTCCGTTGCCGCCGGATCACGGGTATCCCATTAGGGTGATAATTCCAGGCTACGTAGGAGGCAGATGCGTCAAATGGCTGCGGAAGATATGGATTAGCCAGGAGGAGAATAAGTCTCACTATCATATTTGGGACAATCGTGTCCTCCCCGCCTTTATCTCTGAGATGGACGGTCCTTTTGCAGAAGCGCTATTTCGGCATCCGGATACGGCCTGCAATGAACAGAACCTCAATTCTATTATTGCAAAGCCTGCCCATGGCGAAACAATATCACTATCCCAGGCCCGGAAAGGCAGCAGCTATCGTATAGCAGGTATCGCATATGATGGTGGGGGCCATGAGGTGCAGCGAGTCGAGGTTTctcttgacaatggcaagaCATGGCTATACTGTATTCGCAGATTTCCCGAAGCTCCTATTCGACATGGTAATAAGTACTGGGCATGGGTTCATTGGCATGTTGACGTTGACGTTGTTCAGCTTCTCCGAGCGAGTAGTATAACTGCGCGGTGTTTCAATGTCTTTAAAAACACGCAACCTAGGGACCCGAACTGGAACATCATGGGAATGATGAATAACTGTTGGTACACTGTCAAACTGGAGATAGTGAATCGGGAGCAGTCGGCTGTGCCCTACATGCTATTCCGCCATCCGACGGAGCCTGGCAAGGGAGAAGGCGGCTGGATGAAGCCAAGCACTGAAAATCGGATTTCTGATACTAGACAGGAGGCCAGGGCTCCACAGAAGCAGTTCACGCGTGAGGAAATCGAAAAACACGATAAACAGCATGACTGTTGGATCGTGGTAGATGGAAAAGTTTACGACGCAACGAGCGTTTTGGGGTGGCACCCCGGAGGCCCTGCAGCCATTCTCGAGCACGCAGGGAAGGTTCACCAAGATACTACGGATGAGTTCTCTTCTATACATGATGACTTTGCGATCCAGAAGCTGCAAG AATGTGTCCTCGGAGTCGTTACAGAGAAGACCGCAAACTTTATCAAGAAGAACGCGGAAGCTGCTGCCAAAGAGACAGC CTACACTCCTACAAGGCCTCTCTTGCCTGCTCTAAGCGACACCAATCCTCCCAGAGACCCATACAGGGACGGCGATGGAACCTTCGATCTGACTGTCAAGACCTATTTCGCCGATGAAAATCAGCCTGGAGGTGCAATGTCTTCCATCCTTGATTGCATTCCGCTTGGGGAAGAAGTGGAGATCCGTGGTCCGACAGGCGAGATTGTATATAATGGTGACGGCAACTTCATTATTGACGGCAAGGAATGCCACTTTAGCCGTGTTTCGTTGGTCCTAGGTGGTTCCGGCGTCACCCCTGGCTATGCTCTTGTCGCTCGCGTTATAATGACTCCCCAAGACAAGACTACGATAAGTCTCATTGACGCTAACAAGACAGAGGACGACATCCTTATGCGAGATGAACTAGACCAGTTCCGGCGGGAGTCCAGGGACAAGCTGCGAGTGACGCACATTTTGAGCCATCCTAGTGATAGTTGGAATGGGCTCAGGGGTCATGTGGATGAGGTCAAAATTAAGGACAATCTATTTCCACCGAGCGACGACTCGGTAGCCTTCTTGTGCGGCCCGCCAACAATGATTCAAAAGGCAGTTTTGCCAGTGTTGAAGG AATGGGGCTATATTGAGGATGAGAATGTATTCGGATTCTAG
- the WRS1 gene encoding Tryptophan--tRNA ligase, cytoplasmic, which yields MAASRGTPNGAYVRLVDVLSTTKLNGAPLAKADRAILNAPTNAKHDDFIETSHAQRVDQQLLDRFTQLTGRKPHRYLRRGIVFAHRDLHLILDRYESGLPIYLFTGRGPSSDSLHLGHSIPFEFTQWLQETLGAKLILMLTDDMKILHDKDLPIQEVRKYDIANATDILAFGFDLSKTFMFSNMDYIGGAFYQNIISIARHITVSSIKEALGFTDDHNVGMFYCCSTQSAGCFASSFPGILVADKASLRSIPCLIPCSYDIDGYFAEVRKHAGKIGELAPSFLYSSLLPSLQGADQKMSASVKTSAIYLTDEDDVVREKIIAAFPIGQKSMDVALEWLRFFLEDDEELATIQTKHRAHQLLSIELREILTDVIIKTVRKFKTNRQGISNDVLRAFMTPRLLE from the exons ATGGCGGCATCTCGTGGAACCCCCAACGGCGCATATGTGAGGCTGGTGGATGTCTTGtccaccaccaagctcaaTGGCGCACCCCTCGCAAAAGCAGATCGAGCCATTCTCAATGCTCCAACTAATGCAAAACATGACGATTTCATCGAAACCAGCCATGCCCAAAGAGTTGATCAGCAGCTGCTAGATCGATTTACGCAATTAACTGGTCGCAAACCTCATCGTTACCTTAGACGGGGCATTGTCTTTGCCCACCGAGATCTCCATCTCATCCTTGATCGGTATGAGAGCGGCCTGCCAATATATCTGTTCACGGGCCGAGGTCCCAGCAGCGACAGCCTGCATCTTGGACACTCAATTCCATTCGAATTCACCCA ATGGCTTCAAGAGACTCTTGGCGCAAAACTCATTCTCATGCTCACTGATGACATGAAAATTCTCCATGACAAGGACCTTCCCATCCAAGAGGTGCGCAAGTATGACATTGCCAATGCCACGGATATTTTAGCCTTTGGCTTTGACCTCTCCAAGACGTTCATGTTTTCCAACATGGATTATATCGGCGGAGCCTTTTATCAAAACATTATATCCATTGCGCGCCACATCACCGtcagcagcatcaaggaAGCGCTGGGATTCACCGACGACCACAATGTCGGCATGTTCTACTGCTGCTCTACACAGTCGGCCGGGTGCTTTGCATCCTCCTTTCCTGGTATTCTGGTTGCCGACAAGGCAAGCCTGAGAAGTATCCCGTGCCTAATCCCGTGTTCATACGACATTGACGGGTATTTCGCCGAGGTACGCAAGCACGCGGGAAAGATTGGAGAGCTTGCGCCTTCATTCCTGTATTCGAGCTTGTTGCCTTCTCTCCAAGGCGCCGACCAGAAAATGTCGGCCTCGGTGAAAACATCTGCCATTTACCTGacggacgaggatgacgttGTGCGAGAGAAGATTATTGCGGCTTTCCCAATAGGACAGAAGAGCATGGACGTGGCGCTCGAATGGCTCCGATTCTTCCtagaggatgatgaagagctggCCACGATTCAGACCAAGCACCGGGCTCATCAATTGCTTAGCATTGAACTGCGTGAGATTCTCACCGACGTCATTATCAAGACTGTCAGGAAGTTCAAGACGAACCGCCAAGGAATTTCAAACGATGTGCTAAGAGCATTCATGACGCCACGTCTGCTTGAATAA